In a genomic window of Brettanomyces nanus chromosome 1, complete sequence:
- a CDS encoding uncharacterized protein (BUSCO:EOG09340BG2) encodes MDSLHTWPNFQKRSSISSERPFAQQELTTSHDPVNSDIRFRSSIRYQQPHDENREQVGYGSYFDSRFPLYGLDWTYTQDYKEARIALSSYREDATNYVRVIGGTPGTSDTASWNFHDLASASVRYPVTRLQWDPSQKFSDTNKNRFATTSECLRLYEVDENHGLIEKLCLANSKVKNFNQLPPLTSFDWNVIDPQLIITCSIDTTCTLWDISHNSGVTKTQLIAHDSEVFDVKFIFGNKNIFCSCSSDGSVRVFDLRNLEHSTIVYEPQTRPIILILDLRYPGVPLVTLDEHRAPVNSVQWHPSKNLLLSGSDDGQVLIWDMDRLESHRPYSHGGQHSSVGSIFPTNGFSADMEVNNTCWDPTGHWVAVNITARVTRLIRLNSSVADVSSTKYKASCFPSKVGLRDLDTFPRRHLGPRPNDVNEMLKVVEAPDIETFVSHALPPNILVKRPLKIDPAQGLSESAMLKRLKQIASKNKVLRSYIGKGYYGTHMPAVIQRNIMENPAWYTSYTPYQAEVSQGRLESLLNFQTLISDLTGLSVANSSLLDEGTAAAEAMIMAFHNSRGKRRTFVVDQNTHEQTIAVISSRANTLGLNLVVTNLLSSEGIETVNNLSKDLCGALVSYPGDNGSIPTITALQRVSDVVHNAKGLLAVDADILSLTLMHPPSAFGADIALGSTQRFGVPMGFGGPHAAFFSVRDDLKRKMPGRLVGISTDRLGNPALRLALQTREQHIRREKATSNICTAQALLANIASSYAVYHGPVGLRNIAKRTYGLTALLARAITTSSKHKILGSGKYFDTLRIELKHSNETASQLLDRAVKQYGINIFKVDKTTVQLSLDETVTKHDLIDLIELFTGSREIPNPEDFPEFPEEWKRKDQILTNPVFHEHHSETAMLRYLYSLQEKDIALTTSMISLGSCTMKLNGTVEMMPITWPEFADLHPFAPRDQAKGYMQLIEELEHDLEQITGFAKTTLMPNSGAQGEYTGLSVIRQYHHSHDQSQRNIVLIPVSAHGTNPASATMAGFKVVPVKCLENGSLDMADMQKQAEKNKDNLAAFMITYPTTYGLFEPGIRDAINLTHKYGGQVYMDGANMNAQVGLTSPADLGADVCHLNLHKTFCIPHGGGGPGVGPICVAEHLKNYLPKHPLAETSNLNAKEAIQPVSSAPFGSASILPISYAYIKMMGGENIPYSSVIAILNANYMLYRLKDAYKIMFIGTGETKYCGHEFIIDLRPFKKYHIEAIDVAKRLQDYGFHAPTMAFPIPDTLMVEPTESENRAELDRFVDAMLGIREEIRAVEEDKTDGLILKNSPHTIQDLMQDDSVWLKRGYTREQAAYPLPYLKNFKTWPSVARVDDVYGDTHLMCTCPPLSAYNEN; translated from the exons TCAGAAACGGTCTTCGATATCATCGGAGAGGCCATTTGCTCAGCAGGAGC TGACGACTTCTCACGATCCCGTAAACAGCGATATTCGATTCCGTTCGTCAATTCGATACCAACAACCACATGATGAAAATAGAGAGCAGGTAGGTTATGGCTCGTACTTTGATTCTAGATTTCCTCTCTATGGACTAGACTGGACTTATACCCAAGACTATAAAGAGGCCCGAATAGCCCTCAGTTCTTACCGTGAAGATGCTACAAACTACGTGCGAGTGATTGGAGGAACTCCCGGAACATCAGATACCGCCAGTTGGAACTTTCATGATCTGGCCAGCGCATCCGTTCGTTATCCTGTGACTAGACTACAATGGGATCCTTCACAGAAGTTTAGCGACACCAATAAGAACCGATTTGCCACGACTTCAGAATGCCTTAGATTGTACGAGGTTGATGAGAATCACGGGCTCATAGAGAAGCTCTGCCTTGCAAATTCCAAAGTGAAAAACTTCAACCAACTACCTCCTCTAACGTCGTTCGATTGGAACGTAATCGACCCACAACTTATCATCACCTGCTCCATAGACACCACCTGCACCCTTTGGGACATCTCGCATAACTCTGGAGTTACAAAGACCCAACTAATAGCCCACGACAGTGAGGTTTTCGACGTCAAGTTCATCTTTGGTAATAAGAATATCTTTTGCAGTTGCTCCAGCGATGGGTCGGTAAGAGTGTTTGACTTGCGTAATCTCGAACACTCTACCATTGTCTACGAACCTCAAACTAGGCCCATT ATTCTTATATTGGATCTACGATATCCAGGAGTCCCTCTAGTGACACTCGATGAACATAGGGCACCGGTGAATTCCGTTCAATGGCACCCTTCTAAGAATTTACTACTTAGTGGCTCTGATGATGGCCAAGTACTCATATGGGACATGGACCGACTAGAGAGCCACAGACCTTACAGTCACGGCGGACAGCACAGTTCAGTTGGCTCAATATTTCCTACAAACGGATTTTCTGCTGACATGGAGGTCAACAACACTTGCTGGGACCCTACAGGGCACTGGGTTGCTGTCAATA TTACCGCAAGGGTTACCCGCTTAATTCGTCTCAATTCTTCGGTGGCAGATGTTTCGTCGACTAAATACAAGGCTTCTTGCTTTCCCAGTAAAGTGGGCTTGAGGGATCTCGATACTTTCCCTCGCCGTCATTTGGGACCACGTCCAAACGATGTCAATGAAATGCTAAAGGTAGTGGAAGCTCCCGATATCGAGACTTTTGTCTCTCATGCTCTTCCTCCTAACATCCTCGTTAAGAGACCTCTCAAGATCGATCCTGCCCAGGGCCTTTCTGAGAGTGCCATGTTGAAGAGACTGAAGCAAATTGCTTCCAAGAATAAGGTTCTTAGATCTTACATTGGAAAGGGCTACTATGGTACTCATATGCCAGCTGTGATCCAACGTAACATCATGGAAAACCCTGCCTGGTATACGTCCTATACCCCATATCAGGCCGAGGTGTCCCAGGGTCGTTTGGAGTCTTTACTCAACTTTCAGACGCTTATCTCAGACTTAACTGGTCTATCTGTTGCCAACTCATCTCTACTCGATGAAGGTACAGCCGCCGCTGAGGCCATGATCATGGCTTTCCACAATTCTCGTGGtaagagaagaactttcGTTGTAGATCAAAATACTCATGAACAAACGATTGCCGTCATTAGCTCCAGGGCAAATACTTTGGGTTTAAACCTGGTAGTGACCAACTTACTATCGTctgaaggaattgaaacGGTCAATAATTTGTCCAAAGACCTTTGTGGTGCGTTGGTTTCGTATCCAGGAGACAACGGCTCAATTCCAACAATCACTGCTTTGCAGCGCGTGTCTGATGTTGTCCACAATGCAAAGGGATTACTAGCTGTCGATGCCGACATTCTTTCGTTGACACTCATGCACCCACCCAGCGCATTCGGTGCAGACATTGCTCTCGGTTCAACCCAGAGGTTTGGAGTTCCTATGGGATTCGGTGGTCCTCACGCTGCCTTTTTCTCAGTCAGGGACGAcctcaagagaaaaatgCCAGGTAGACTTGTTGGTATCTCCACGGATAGATTGGGTAATCCGGCTTTACGTCTTGCTCTTCAAACTAGAGAACAGCATATTCGTCGTGAAAAGGCCACTTCCAATATCTGTACTGCCCAAGCTCTTTTAGCCAATATCGCTAGTTCTTATGCTGTTTATCATGGTCCGGTTGGTCTCCGTAACATTGCTAAGCGTACCTATGGACTTACTGCATTGCTTGCACGTGCCATCACCACCAGCTCCAAGCATAAGATTCTTGGCAGTGGCAAGTACTTTGACACTCTACGTATTGAGCTTAAGCACAGTAACGAGACCGCTTCTCAACTACTGGATAGAGCTGTTAAACAGTATGGCATCaatattttcaaagttgatAAGACCACTGTTCAATTGTCTTTAGATGAAACCGTCACGAAGCATGATTTGATCGATCTGATCGAATTGTTCACCGGTAGCAGAGAAATTCCAAACCCTGAGGATTTCCCAGAGTTCCCAGAGGAATGGAAACGTAAGGACCAGATTCTTACCAACCCGGTTTTCCACGAACACCACTCCGAGACAGCTATGCTTCGATATCTTTATTCCTTACAGGAAAAGGACATTGCTCTCACCACTTCTATGATCAGTTTGGGCTCGTGCACAATGAAGCTTAACGGTACTGTAGAGATGATGCCAATTACATGGCCTGAATTTGCCGACTTACACCCATTTGCTCCACGTGATCAGGCAAAGGGTTACATGCAACTCATCGAGGAATTGGAACATGATCTTGAGCAGATAACCGGATTTGCAAAGACTACATTAATGCCAAACTCGGGCGCTCAAGGTGAATACACTGGTCTTTCTGTAATTCGTCAGTACCATCACTCTCATGATCAGTCTCAGAGAAACATTGTTCTCATTCCAGTCAGTGCTCACGGTACCAATCCAGCGTCTGCTACCATGGCTGGTTTCAAGGTTGTTCCCGTGAAATGTCTCGAGAACGGTAGTTTGGATATGGCAGATATGCAAAAACAGGCCGAGAAGAACAAGGACAACCTAGCAGCCTTCATGATTACGTATCCAACCACTTATGGCCTATTCGAACCTGGAATTCGTGATGCCATTAACCTCACTCACAAGTATGGCGGCCAAGTGTACATGGACGGAGCTAATATGAATGCGCAAGTTGGTTTGACATCACCTGCTGATTTAGGTGCCGATGTCTGCCACTTGAATTTGCACAAGACTTTCTGTATTCCTCATGGTGGCGGTGGACCAGGTGTTGGCCCCATTTGCGTTGCTGAGCACTTAAAGAATTACTTGCCTAAACATCCGTTGGCCGAGACTTCAAATCTCAATGCAAAGGAGGCCATTCAACCGGTTTCTTCTGCACCTTTTGGCTCTGCTTCGATTCTTCCAATCTCTTACGCCTACATCAAGATGATGGGAGGCGAGAATATCCCGTACTCATCGGTGATCGCAATTTTGAATGCCAATTACATGCTTTATAGACTTAAAGATGCTTACAAAATCATGTTCATTGGCACCGGAGAGACCAAATACTGCGGACACGAGTTCATCATCGACTTGAGGCCTTTTAAGAAGTATCATATCGAGGCCATTGATGTGGCCAAGCGTTTGCAGGACTACGGCTTCCACGCTCCTACTATGGCCTTTCCTATTCCAGACACTTTGATGGTGGAACCTACCGAATCCGAGAACCGCGCCGAGTTGGATAGGTTTGTCGATGCCATGCTTGGTATCAGAGAGGAGATCAGAGCTGTTGAGGAAGATAAAACAGACGGACTCATTCTCAAGAACTCCCCTCACACGATTCAAGATTTGATGCAAGACGACTCAGTTTGGTTGAAACGTGGTTATACTAGAGAACAAGCTGCCTACCCATTGCCatacttgaagaatttcaagACCTGGCCATCGGTGGCAAGAGTAGATGACGTTTATGGAGATACACACTTAATGTGCACATGTCCACCTCTGTCAGCATATAACGAGAATTGA
- the NUO49 gene encoding NADH:ubiquinone oxidoreductase 49kD subunit, with the protein MLSSILKLKSATRLGLRAFSISRSALAEPSPRRKLHKIEQEVDDNDFYVLKKRGNLSDELPDEKEGNGAFKSTINLEVNSAMGNYSQFIDEAPQWDTWDLANEDSPDYLARKKKIRHFTLNFGPQHPAAHGVLRLILELHGEEVVRADPHVGLLHRGTEKLIESKTYMQALPYFDRLDYCSMMTNEQVFSLAVEKLLNIEVPIRGKYIRTLFGEITRVLNHLMSILSHAMDVGALTPFLWGFEEREKLMEFYERVSGARMHAAYVRPGGVAQDIPIGLLDDIYMWATQFGDRLDETEELLTDNRIWKQRTVNIGVLSAEDALAYGLSGVMLRGSGVPYDIRKAQPYDAYDKVDFDIPVGTKGDCYDRYLIRMAEFRQSLRIIEQCINEMPAGPVKVEDFKISPPSKELMKNDMEALIHHFLLFTKGYQVPQGETYTAIEAPKGEMGVYVISDGSERPYKCKIRTPGFANLGAFDHLCKGYLIPDAVAIIGTLDLVFGEVDR; encoded by the coding sequence atgttgtCTTCGATACTCAAACTCAAGTCAGCAACAAGACTCGGACTACGTGCATTTTCGATATCACGATCCGCGCTTGCTGAGCCCAGTCCTCGGCGAAAGCTTCATAagattgaacaagaagtgGACGATAATGATTTCTACGTTCTCAAGAAAAGGGGCAATCTATCAGATGAGCTTCCAGACGAAAAGGAGGGAAATGGAGCGTTTAAGTCCACTATCAATTTAGAGGTGAATTCCGCCATGGGAAACTACTCACAATTCATAGATGAAGCCCCACAGTGGGACACATGGGACTTGGCCAACGAGGATTCGCCAGATTACCTTGCccggaagaagaaaattagACATTTCACTTTAAATTTCGGTCCTCAGCATCCTGCCGCTCATGGTGTGTTGAGATTGATCTTGGAATTGCATGGTGAAGAGGTGGTTAGGGCAGATCCTCATGTTGGTTTGTTGCATAGAGGTACggagaagttgatcgaGTCCAAGACTTATATGCAGGCTTTGCCCTATTTTGACCGTTTAGACTATTGTTCCATGATGACCAATGAGCAAGTTTTCTCATTGGCCGTTgagaagttgttgaacATCGAGGTTCCTATCAGAGGCAAGTATATCCGTACCCTTTTCGGAGAGATTACCCGTGTTTTAAATCATTTGATGTCTATTTTGTCTCATGCCATGGATGTCGGTGCGTTGACTCCTTTCTTGTGGGGTTTtgaggaaagagagaaattgatGGAGTTCTACGAGCGTGTTAGCGGCGCTAGAATGCACGCTGCTTATGTAAGACCCGGTGGTGTGGCACAGGACATTCCAATCGGTTTGTTGGATGATATCTATATGTGGGCTACTCAGTTTGGCGATAGACTCGAcgaaactgaggaattGCTTACTGATAATCGTATCTGGAAACAAAGAACTGTGAATATTGGTGTTCTTTCGGCGGAGGATGCCTTAGCTTATGGTCTGTCTGGTGTCATGTTGCGAGGTTCCGGTGTGCCCTACGATATCAGAAAAGCCCAGCCTTACGACGCCTACGACAAGGTGGACTTTGATATTCCTGTCGGTACTAAAGGTGACTGCTATGATCGTTATTTGATCAGAATGGCGGAGTTCAGACAATCACTACGTATCATTGAGCAGTGCATCAACGAGATGCCTGCAGGACCCGTCAAAGtggaagatttcaagatttctccaccttctaaagagttgatgaaaaatgatatGGAGGCTTTGATCCACCATTTCTTGCTCTTCACGAAGGGCTATCAAGTGCCCCAGGGGGAGACCTACACTGCCATCGAAGCTCCAAAGGGTGAAATGGGTGTCTATGTTATAAGTGATGGCTCTGAGAGGCCCTACAAGTGCAAGATTAGAACTCCTGGTTTTGCTAACTTGGGTGCCTTTGACCATCTTTGCAAGGGCTATTTAATTCCTGACGCTGTTGCTATCATCGGTACCTTGGATTTGGTGTTTGGTGAAGTTGATCGTTAG
- a CDS encoding uncharacterized protein (EggNog:ENOG41), translating to MTAPSGFGSFGSRSAPKSTAVTSPSSAHQYHGPNYAGKPGQTTAGSRSPGLFGQMASTAAGVAVGSALGHTIGAGLTGLFGNRSESQDPDTMDQQSPATSGQAQDLTASQTFQSEAESRPCEMDAKNLARCLEDSNGDYHACDYYMQMLKSCKSAAKEFTAN from the coding sequence ATGACGGCTCCTTCAGGCTTTGGTTCCTTTGGATCCAGATCGGCTCCTAAATCTACCGCTGTTACCTCTCCTTCTTCGGCACATCAGTACCACGGTCCCAACTATGCTGGAAAACCTGGTCAAACTACGGCTGGTTCACGAAGTCCTGGTCTCTTTGGCCAAATGGCAAGTACTGCTGCAGGAGTTGCCGTGGGATCTGCTTTGGGTCATACAATTGGAGCTGGTTTAACCGGTTTGTTTGGTAATAGATCCGAGTCACAGGACCCGGATACTATGGATCAACAGTCCCCTGCAACTTCTGGACAGGCTCAAGATTTGACTGCTTCCCAAACATTCCAGAGTGAGGCCGAGTCAAGACCTTGTGAGATGGATGCCAAGAACTTGGCCAGATGTCTTGAGGACTCCAACGGCGACTATCATGCTTGTGATTATTACATGCAAATGCTCAAGTCGTGCAAATCTGCGGCCAAAGAATTCACCGCTAATTAG